The genomic interval GGTTGGTTGAACATAACGCCTTTACTTCAGACTATTTAACCAAAGCGTCCTGGCTCAAAAGTTTTCAACCCGAATTTTCAAACGCGATCGCCCAACTGAATCAAGGTACTGTCCCCGCGATCGCCCAACTGGTCAAACAATGTTCCGTTTTAGAAACTGAAACGCTCAGTGTGCTGGCAGGGAATTGTATTTCTCAAGTGGGCGATCGAATAAAGTCATGATTCATGCAAGGTGTAATGGAAAGCGATCGAACGGCAACGTTGTATAGCGGTCAATAGCCTCAAACAACCATCAAGAACCTCTATCCGTCCGCACCAACACACTGTTGGGCTACGCTGTTATATGAAACTAACTGGGTAGGCACGAACTGCTGAATCTACTGTCGCAATCGTCAGACCATTCTGTAAAGCCTGACAAACAAGCATCCTGTCAAATGGATCACGATGTAATGGTGGTAGTTTAGCCAATTGAACCACGCTACTTTCCTCTAGAGCAAGGCTGGCAATTTGATGAAGCTCGCGCTGCTTAGGCAAATATGTTTCGGGAGACTCTGGCAGAGGAAGCTTGCCCAACTGATATTTGACAATTGCTTCCCAGACAGAAACTGCACTCAGGTAGACTTCATTATCTGGATCACGAATTGCATCTCGAACATTCATTGACAACTGGGCATCACCACTGATGAACCACAAAAAGATATGCGTATCTAGCAAAATTCTCATTTGCCCTCGAATGCGTTAAGCAGATCTTCAGGCAAGGGAGCATCGAAATCATCTGGAACGATAAACTCGCCTGCACATAAACCAAAGGGTCGCAATTGCTTACTACTAGCAACAGGTTTAAGTTCAGCAATTGGTTTGTCAGATCTAAAAATGACAAGTGTCTCACCCGCCTCTACTTGATTCAGATACTTAAGAGGATCGCGCTGAATATCATCAACCGTTACATTTAACATTAGCTTGCCTCAACACAACTCAGATACATCAAAAATCCAAAGCAATGAAACATTGTCACCCAATTTACTAACCCTCTCAGAGATCTGACTCTACGAGGATTTGTAGTTCCTACGCAATCACCCCTCCTAACAAGACCAATCTCAATAACGGGTCACCCAAGATAGTCGCCTCTCCTTGCCAAATCTTTGTCTTTTTTTGCACCCCTACCAAATGCAATGCCCAAATCTTTCGGGGTGTTGATTCCACAAGAAATTAACTCAACAGTCCTAATAAAGCTCTTGCTCCAATTCAGCATCCCAAAATGCGTTTCTAAGGATCGTAGATTTAATAAAACCGCAAACTGTAGAGGCGGGTTTAGCAGACCCGTGCACAGCCTGCAATGAATTTGACCGCAAAACCCGCCCCAACAACCACATCATTATCAGCCACCAATAACCAATGACTAATGACTAATCGCTCTTACCAATTTCTTAAATCAGGCTCAACCCAAGTAGTACGCGCTTCCCACGATAGGAGACGATCTCCACTGTAGAACAGAAATGGTAGGTTTGGATCAGCGTAGGTTTGCAGCAGGGCATTCACGGTTTCAAGCGCGAAATCATTTACCCCTTTGTCTGTTAAAAATTGGTGGACCTGATCAATCCAAAACAGGGTAATCGTTTCGTGATAGCCCCCTGTGGGAGTGGTCTGGATACCGTTGGCAGCATTGTACTGCTGAATGCCTGCCCGAATTCGCCTGGTCGCCTCTGGATGCGGGTAGTGAACGAGATACCAGAGCGCAACAGTTAGATGGGCGGCATGGGTCCAGCGAGATCGCGCCAGTGTGCGATCCTCAAACGCCCAGACTAAATCCTTTGCTTCATCAATGGTTGTGTACATTTTCAGCCGCTACTGATGCGTTGCCAATTGGACTTTTCAAACAGCCCCTAAGATACTTGTCTATAAAGGTTTTCACAATCTGCAATCTGCAATCTGCAATCTAAAATAGGATTGGAAAACCACCCCGCCCCTGACACAATAAGACTAGCCGATGGCAAAACTCTTTGACTGCATAACGGATGATCTGCAAAAGTTCATTGCCAAACAACACCTGTTCTTTGTCGCCACTGCACCGTTGAGTGCGACCGGTCACGTTAACCTGTCTCCTAAAGGATTGGATACGTTTCGGATTCTTTCCCGCGATCGGGTTGCTTACCTTGATCTGACCGGGAGTGGCAACGAAACCTCCGCCCATTTGCAGGAAAATGGACGCATTACCTTTATGTTCTGCGCCTTTGAGGGACCACCCCTGATCCTGCGCCTTTACGGAAAGGGCTATACCGTCCTACCGGGTGCTTCCGAGTGGGATGCACTTTATAAATTGTTTTCTCCCCTGCCTGGAATCCGGCAAATTATTGTGGGCGAGATCGATCGGGTGCAAACCTCCTGCGGTACCGCTGTTCCCTTATTTGAGCCGATCGGTCAGCGAGACAATCTGGTGAAATGGGCACAGAACAAAGGCGAACAGGGATTGCACGATTACTGGCAACAGAAAAACTTCGTCAGTATCGATGGTTTACCAACGCCTTTGGGGAAGCAGTAGGGGGTAGGTGAAAGGTGTCAGGTGTCAGTCACCAGTGACCAGTGCCAAATTAGGCTGAGGAAATCATTTTTATCCTTCATCCTTCATCCCTCATCCTTTCCCTACCACCTACCACCTACCACCTAGAAACTAAACGTTGTCCGAATGGTTCCAACCACAAAATCATCGTTATTTCCTTCCTGGTCTGGGTTGGTAATCCAAACCACACCCGGCGTGACTGAAATATTGTTGGTCACCTGGAACTTATAAAAAGCTTCAACATGGAGGGAAGTGCTGTTGTTAATCCCAAAGTTGCCCAGTCTGGCTGAGCCTGGTACACCCAGGAGGGCAGCGGGCAACCCACCTCCAACATCAACACTGCCCAGGTAGGGTTCGCGCCCAACGAAGATTCCGCCCAGGTTTCCTTTCCGAAACAAATCGGGGAAGGCAAGCCCACCCCCGTAGTACCAGATTTCACCTCCGCCGGTATCGATCAGGGTCAAATCGGTAAAGCCTCCAAAGCCATTCAGGACAATGTGGGGCGTGAGTTTAACCGAAGCCTGGACGCCATAGGAATTGGTGATAGCTGAAACCCCTAAACCTGAATGGAAGGCATTTGCCGCTACGGTACCCGTATAGAACCTATTGTTTGTTTCACCCAGGTTGAAAATAGCAGTACCAGGCTTGTGATAGGCATGCACATAGGTTAAACCGACTTGAATCCAATCCGTGGGGGTGACAGTCAATTGCCCAAAAGCAGAATAGCTGCCGTTAAACAAGCCATTGCCGGGAGAGGGATCGTTGGCGTTTGTTGCCAGGTAGCCACCCGATAGTACAAAGCGCTTATCTGGATCGATCGCAAAATTAAGGGTTGCCCCCGATCCACCCCCGATCCGATAGATCGGGCTTTCCTGGGCAAAGGTGGAGATAGCTCCATTGCCCCCATCGAAGTCTTCAAAGTAGGGGTTAACTGTACTGTAGGTGTAATACCCCGTGTGCCCTCCGGCTGCGACCACAAATGCTCTCAGCCGTTCCCCGATCGGGAAGGTGTAATCGAGGCGATCGACAAATACGGAATTTCCTGTGCCGTTGCCGACGCTAAAGGCAGGTAAACCTTCAGCCGTGCCCCGATTCAGCCCAATCACATTCGGGGGCAGCAAAAAGCTCTCCCGATTGCCTGCCGCCAGTCGGGTTGTCAGCAAATCCTTACCCGTGAAACTCGTCAGTAACCCTAAACGTACCCGATCCTGAAACACGGTGTTATTCAGGTCATCAACCTGATTCCCAAAGATGTCGCTGACATTAAAGATGACTTCACCCACCAGTTTGGTGGTAGTCGAAAATTGCTGCCGTTCCAGGGTAGCAGTACGCACTTCCAGGGCATCAATTCTGCCTCGCAGGACGGCAAGTTCAGCCGCAAACTCTTCCTGAAGCTTTTGAATTGTGATCAGGTCTTCCTTTCTGACGAAATCCGATAAGGCTGCGGTTAACAGCTCATTCATCCGATCCATACAAGCATTAACCCCAGCAGCAAACTCGTAGCGGCTGAGGGCACGATTACCCCGATAGGTTTTGTCCGGATAGCCGACGATGCAGCCGTAGCGCTCCACCAGGGATTGCAATGCCTGAAACGCCCAGTCCGTTGGCTTGACATCGGAAAGCTGGGAAACAGAGGTCACCTGCTCTGCGGGATCAACATTGGCAACAGTGTCCTCAGTGGCAGATGGCATCGAGGCAGCAGCGGAACCTGTCCACATCATCCCCAAAACCAGCGGGGAAGCCAGTAATGAATTTCTGAGCATGTTAAAGCACATAATTAACTCCTCACACAGGACTAAATGCACGACCCTTGCAATTAAGTATAGAAGCCTATCCAATTGCAGGAGTAAAAAACTCCTATCGGTTAGAAACAGAAGAATTCAGGAGCCAGAAGCCAGAAGAAATTTGTATAGCAGGTGTCAGGTGTCAGAGTATAAATGTTTAGTAGCAAAGCGTTTCAAGTATTTTAAGATGCCGCAACACAAATAGCGACAGCTATAACTTTGGCTCCTAGCTCCTAGCTCCTGGCTCCTGGCTCCTGGCTCCTGACTCCGGGTTCCTGAATTCTGCTTACGCTGGGTCAGGATTGCGCACTTTAATTGTCAAACTCGCGCTTCTAGTTGCCACGGTGTAGCTTCCAGGTGCATCCTGAAGTTGGGCAACCACCACCAGGTCTTTATTTCTGAAACGTACAGCAACTCTAGGATTGACAGGCAGGGTAACGCTCGTTTGACCTGCGGGAATCGT from Kovacikia minuta CCNUW1 carries:
- a CDS encoding iron uptake porin, whose product is MCFNMLRNSLLASPLVLGMMWTGSAAASMPSATEDTVANVDPAEQVTSVSQLSDVKPTDWAFQALQSLVERYGCIVGYPDKTYRGNRALSRYEFAAGVNACMDRMNELLTAALSDFVRKEDLITIQKLQEEFAAELAVLRGRIDALEVRTATLERQQFSTTTKLVGEVIFNVSDIFGNQVDDLNNTVFQDRVRLGLLTSFTGKDLLTTRLAAGNRESFLLPPNVIGLNRGTAEGLPAFSVGNGTGNSVFVDRLDYTFPIGERLRAFVVAAGGHTGYYTYSTVNPYFEDFDGGNGAISTFAQESPIYRIGGGSGATLNFAIDPDKRFVLSGGYLATNANDPSPGNGLFNGSYSAFGQLTVTPTDWIQVGLTYVHAYHKPGTAIFNLGETNNRFYTGTVAANAFHSGLGVSAITNSYGVQASVKLTPHIVLNGFGGFTDLTLIDTGGGEIWYYGGGLAFPDLFRKGNLGGIFVGREPYLGSVDVGGGLPAALLGVPGSARLGNFGINNSTSLHVEAFYKFQVTNNISVTPGVVWITNPDQEGNNDDFVVGTIRTTFSF
- a CDS encoding type II toxin-antitoxin system VapC family toxin, producing MRILLDTHIFLWFISGDAQLSMNVRDAIRDPDNEVYLSAVSVWEAIVKYQLGKLPLPESPETYLPKQRELHQIASLALEESSVVQLAKLPPLHRDPFDRMLVCQALQNGLTIATVDSAVRAYPVSFI
- a CDS encoding pyridoxamine 5'-phosphate oxidase family protein, whose amino-acid sequence is MAKLFDCITDDLQKFIAKQHLFFVATAPLSATGHVNLSPKGLDTFRILSRDRVAYLDLTGSGNETSAHLQENGRITFMFCAFEGPPLILRLYGKGYTVLPGASEWDALYKLFSPLPGIRQIIVGEIDRVQTSCGTAVPLFEPIGQRDNLVKWAQNKGEQGLHDYWQQKNFVSIDGLPTPLGKQ
- a CDS encoding type II toxin-antitoxin system Phd/YefM family antitoxin, whose translation is MLNVTVDDIQRDPLKYLNQVEAGETLVIFRSDKPIAELKPVASSKQLRPFGLCAGEFIVPDDFDAPLPEDLLNAFEGK